A window of the Dictyoglomus sp. genome harbors these coding sequences:
- a CDS encoding sigma-70 family RNA polymerase sigma factor, producing MSREIEKSLELNNVSSQLDSPLGWEEKTNLSDKALISLIKSGDREAFNILVKRYEKKVFNILYLQLGPISDLEDLAQEVFIKIFKNINKFRGEAQFSTWLYRIVLNLSYDYKRKNKNIFSLDENIDYESEETFENILPTSEEDPEKVLERLEVQRKIRDAIKGLSKEYQEVIILREFEGLSYEEIAKVLNCPVGTVESRLFRAREELRKKLIKEWKES from the coding sequence ATGAGTAGAGAAATAGAAAAAAGTTTGGAGCTTAATAATGTTTCCTCTCAGCTCGATTCTCCTTTAGGCTGGGAGGAAAAGACTAATTTATCAGATAAAGCATTAATATCTTTAATTAAGTCTGGAGATAGAGAAGCTTTTAATATTTTAGTTAAAAGATATGAAAAAAAAGTTTTTAATATTTTATATTTACAATTAGGTCCCATAAGTGATTTAGAGGATTTAGCGCAAGAGGTTTTTATAAAGATATTTAAGAATATAAATAAATTTAGAGGGGAAGCTCAATTCTCAACATGGCTTTACAGGATTGTTTTAAATCTTAGTTATGACTACAAGAGAAAAAATAAAAATATCTTTTCTTTAGATGAAAATATTGATTACGAAAGTGAGGAAACTTTTGAAAATATTTTACCTACTTCAGAGGAAGATCCAGAAAAAGTCTTGGAGAGATTAGAGGTTCAAAGAAAAATAAGAGATGCTATAAAAGGTTTATCAAAAGAGTATCAAGAAGTAATAATATTAAGAGAATTTGAGGGTTTATCCTATGAAGAGATAGCAAAGGTTCTAAACTGTCCAGTAGGAACAGTAGAATCTCGATTATTTAGAGCAAGAGAAGAGCTTAGAAAGAAACTAATAAAGGAGTGGAAAGAGTCGTGA
- a CDS encoding zf-HC2 domain-containing protein, producing MKCKEAKRLISLYIDGEIPPDKRFELEEHLSNCFYCKRELEELIFIIREIHKLPKVKSSLNFVDSLWYRYQEEKTRQRSFKKLIFIVSLVFTLIFIFLLSQKIWIPKSEPQELQTFYEIHSKWKRNFIFEEPFVDFVLYQNR from the coding sequence GTGAAATGTAAAGAAGCAAAAAGATTGATTTCTCTATATATTGACGGAGAAATTCCTCCTGATAAGAGGTTTGAATTGGAGGAACATCTGAGCAATTGTTTTTATTGTAAAAGAGAGTTAGAAGAACTAATATTTATAATTAGAGAAATTCACAAGCTTCCTAAAGTAAAATCTTCTCTTAATTTTGTTGATAGCCTTTGGTATAGATATCAGGAAGAAAAGACAAGACAAAGGAGTTTTAAAAAGCTAATTTTTATTGTGAGCCTAGTTTTTACTTTGATATTTATTTTCCTTTTATCTCAAAAGATTTGGATTCCTAAATCAGAACCTCAAGAATTGCAAACTTTCTATGAAATCCATAGTAAGTGGAAGAGAAATTTCATCTTTGAAGAACCCTTTGTGGATTTTGTTTTGTATCAGAATAGATAG
- a CDS encoding endonuclease, with translation MNLIEEIFKILFEKYGPQYWWPADSSFEVIIGAILTQATNWNNVEKAIANIKNKKLLDPDKLYYISLEKLEDLIRPCGFYKIKARRIKNFLDFLFKSYDGKLDKISKETTFLLREKLLSISGLGKETVDSILLYAFNRPVFVIDNYTRKIFSCLGILEFSLSYEQWQSLFQNFLFPIYQLFNEYHALIVEHGKRKCKLCKGSCFIKERVFSENFQFYYKEYLQLRNKSRFHPAT, from the coding sequence TTGAACCTCATAGAGGAAATCTTTAAAATATTATTTGAAAAATATGGTCCTCAGTACTGGTGGCCTGCAGATTCATCCTTTGAAGTAATTATAGGTGCAATTTTAACTCAAGCCACTAACTGGAATAACGTAGAAAAAGCTATAGCCAACATTAAAAACAAAAAACTTCTTGATCCCGATAAATTGTATTATATTTCCCTTGAAAAATTAGAAGATTTAATAAGACCCTGTGGCTTTTATAAAATAAAAGCAAGAAGGATTAAAAATTTTTTAGATTTTCTATTTAAATCCTATGACGGAAAACTTGACAAAATTTCGAAAGAAACCACTTTTCTCTTGAGAGAAAAACTCTTATCAATTTCTGGTTTGGGAAAAGAAACAGTTGATTCTATTCTTCTATATGCTTTTAACCGACCTGTTTTCGTTATTGATAACTACACAAGAAAGATTTTTTCTTGTCTTGGTATTTTAGAATTTTCGTTATCCTATGAACAATGGCAAAGTTTATTTCAAAATTTTCTTTTTCCAATATATCAATTATTTAATGAATATCATGCTTTAATAGTGGAACATGGAAAAAGAAAATGTAAATTATGTAAAGGAAGCTGTTTTATCAAGGAAAGAGTTTTTTCAGAAAATTTTCAATTTTATTATAAGGAATATCTCCAATTAAGAAATAAGTCCAGATTTCATCCTGCCACATAA
- the purH gene encoding bifunctional phosphoribosylaminoimidazolecarboxamide formyltransferase/IMP cyclohydrolase, producing MPWCLISVYNKEGIRNFAKELYNLGYEIIATHSTAKEILKENIPVHEISEFTGFSELIGGRVKTLHPKIFAGILARRNKEEDLEELRKNNIPLIDIVVCNLYPFSEVIKKKDVTMEEVLENIDIGGVSLLRASAKNYPYVLVISSPEDYQEVIERLKNNQIDETFRKKLAIKAFSYTSFYDQIITNFLSNDFPDIINISLKKELDLRYGENPHQKASYYLLPYQKMPWEKLQGKELSYNNLLDLDSAWNLIIEFSEPACAIIKHNNPCGVSESSHPVSAFRKAYESDPISAYGGIVACNFTIDDECAIEMSKYFFEVIIAKNITESARKIFEKKKNLRVLIYKEDNKNPWEIKSLKTGFLIQEFNNSLINEYEVKTSKKPNEKDLEELIFALKVVKHTKSNAIVVSKNKTTLGIGAGQMNRVDSVKIALEKAGEKAKDAYLASDAFFPFPDSIELAGKYGIKAIIQPSGSIRDEEVIKKAEELGIILVMINIRHFRH from the coding sequence ATGCCTTGGTGTTTAATTAGTGTATATAATAAAGAAGGAATAAGAAATTTTGCAAAAGAATTATATAACTTAGGATATGAAATTATAGCTACTCATTCTACTGCAAAGGAAATATTAAAAGAAAATATTCCTGTTCACGAAATTTCTGAATTTACTGGTTTTTCAGAACTAATTGGAGGAAGAGTAAAAACATTACACCCTAAAATTTTTGCAGGAATTTTAGCACGAAGAAACAAAGAAGAAGATTTAGAAGAACTCCGCAAGAATAATATTCCTTTAATTGATATCGTAGTCTGTAATTTATATCCCTTTTCTGAAGTAATAAAAAAGAAAGACGTTACTATGGAAGAGGTTTTAGAGAATATTGATATTGGAGGAGTTAGTCTTTTAAGAGCAAGTGCTAAAAATTATCCCTATGTGTTAGTAATTTCTTCACCTGAAGACTATCAAGAAGTAATAGAAAGACTTAAAAACAATCAAATAGATGAAACATTCAGAAAGAAACTGGCCATCAAGGCTTTTTCTTATACAAGTTTCTATGACCAAATTATAACAAATTTCCTTTCTAATGATTTTCCTGATATTATAAATATTTCTTTAAAAAAAGAACTAGACTTAAGATATGGAGAAAATCCTCATCAAAAGGCAAGTTATTATCTTCTTCCTTATCAAAAAATGCCTTGGGAAAAACTACAAGGAAAGGAGCTTTCCTATAATAATCTCTTGGATTTAGATTCCGCCTGGAATTTAATAATAGAATTTTCAGAACCTGCTTGTGCAATTATAAAACATAATAATCCTTGTGGTGTTTCCGAGTCTTCCCATCCAGTATCTGCCTTTAGAAAAGCATACGAGTCAGATCCCATATCTGCATACGGTGGAATTGTCGCCTGTAATTTTACCATAGATGATGAATGTGCAATAGAAATGAGTAAATACTTTTTTGAAGTTATTATTGCAAAGAATATTACTGAATCTGCAAGAAAAATATTTGAAAAGAAAAAGAATTTAAGGGTACTTATATATAAAGAAGATAATAAAAATCCATGGGAGATAAAATCCCTCAAAACAGGATTTCTAATTCAAGAATTTAATAATTCTCTTATAAATGAATATGAAGTCAAAACTTCTAAAAAACCCAATGAAAAAGATTTAGAAGAACTTATTTTTGCACTAAAAGTAGTAAAACATACAAAATCCAACGCCATTGTAGTAAGTAAGAATAAAACTACTCTTGGTATTGGGGCAGGACAGATGAATCGAGTCGACTCAGTAAAAATTGCCTTAGAAAAAGCAGGAGAAAAGGCAAAAGATGCATATCTTGCCTCAGATGCATTCTTTCCTTTTCCTGACTCCATAGAATTGGCAGGAAAATATGGAATAAAGGCAATTATTCAACCTTCTGGTTCTATAAGAGATGAGGAAGTCATTAAAAAAGCAGAAGAATTAGGAATTATACTAGTTATGATAAATATTAGACATTTTAGGCATTGA
- a CDS encoding bifunctional nuclease family protein produces MMLEAYILSLNLDPQTNQFVVVLKEKKEGKKLLPIWIGPFEANAIAIALEKVSTPRPLTHDLIKNILDNLKIKVQKILIHSLKEGTFYATIFLEDGDKVIEIDSRPSDAMALALRTQSPIYVESQVFDEAGIIEEYASDEELEKFLQNINPEEFKKQ; encoded by the coding sequence ATGATGCTTGAAGCATATATATTAAGTTTAAATTTAGATCCTCAGACAAATCAATTTGTAGTAGTTTTAAAAGAAAAAAAAGAAGGAAAAAAATTACTTCCTATATGGATTGGTCCCTTTGAAGCAAATGCCATTGCCATTGCTCTTGAAAAAGTTAGTACTCCTCGGCCTCTAACTCATGACCTAATTAAAAATATTTTAGATAATTTAAAAATAAAAGTACAAAAGATATTGATTCACAGTTTAAAAGAAGGAACTTTTTATGCAACTATTTTTCTTGAAGATGGAGATAAAGTTATTGAAATTGATTCAAGACCTAGTGATGCTATGGCTCTTGCTTTGAGAACACAGTCCCCCATATATGTAGAGTCTCAAGTTTTTGATGAAGCAGGTATTATTGAAGAATATGCTTCTGATGAGGAATTAGAAAAATTTTTGCAAAATATAAATCCTGAGGAATTTAAGAAACAATAG
- a CDS encoding DMT family transporter yields MIKGKEIKGIFILTLVTLIWGSTFSMSKISLQYVSPIILLSLRFTLGTISLFVYLLFFSKNNFKITKSGIILGVINFLAIAFQTFGLKYTSATKTAFITGISVLFVPFGEKILFKNKISKNVWIAVVLAILGLFFLTVDFKELSEINIGDFLVLLCAITYTLQILFISYVVHKADISNLAFVELLITSLLSWFFAIPEIYNLSFENLVFAFPPILYLGIIATALTLTLQLLGQRYLSPSKSAIIYNLEPVFAFLFARIFLNERLKIGQGIGAILIILSLFLSLPQFSILNKKKRG; encoded by the coding sequence ATGATTAAAGGGAAAGAAATAAAAGGGATATTTATATTAACTTTAGTAACTTTAATATGGGGAAGTACCTTCTCTATGTCAAAAATATCTCTCCAGTACGTATCGCCTATAATTCTGCTTTCATTAAGATTTACTCTTGGTACTATTTCTCTTTTTGTTTATCTCTTATTTTTTTCAAAAAATAATTTTAAAATAACAAAATCAGGAATAATTTTGGGTGTTATAAATTTTTTAGCTATTGCCTTTCAAACCTTTGGTTTAAAATATACATCTGCAACAAAAACAGCCTTTATTACAGGGATCTCTGTCCTTTTTGTTCCTTTTGGTGAAAAAATTTTATTTAAGAATAAAATATCTAAAAATGTTTGGATAGCGGTAGTTTTAGCTATTTTAGGACTTTTCTTTTTAACAGTTGATTTTAAAGAGCTGTCAGAGATAAATATAGGAGACTTTTTAGTTCTTTTATGTGCTATTACCTATACATTGCAAATTCTTTTTATCTCCTATGTTGTCCATAAAGCGGATATATCTAATCTTGCCTTTGTAGAATTATTAATAACATCTCTTCTATCATGGTTCTTTGCTATTCCAGAGATATATAATTTATCTTTTGAAAATTTAGTTTTTGCTTTTCCTCCTATTTTATATCTTGGAATAATCGCTACTGCTTTAACTTTAACTTTACAGCTTTTAGGACAAAGATATCTCTCTCCATCTAAATCTGCAATAATCTATAATCTTGAACCTGTTTTTGCTTTTTTATTTGCAAGAATTTTTTTGAATGAAAGATTAAAAATAGGGCAGGGGATAGGAGCGATTTTAATAATTCTTTCTCTTTTCCTATCCCTGCCTCAATTTTCTATTTTAAATAAGAAGAAAAGGGGATAA
- a CDS encoding ECF transporter S component: MSTKKLVLVSLFTGISLILSITIYFPILPQASYLLYDPGDIPLLIVALYIGVFEGLLATLIVSILMALITGQGGPIGALMHFIATGTLISVAGLFFKRMKKLEIPLILGTLSMAGVMSIANLIFTPIYLGVSVKEVLALIVPVIIPFNLIKAGINSFLTYILTKVIPFSSYLK; encoded by the coding sequence ATGAGTACTAAAAAACTAGTATTAGTATCGCTGTTTACTGGTATTTCCTTAATTTTATCTATCACCATCTATTTCCCAATTCTTCCCCAAGCTTCCTATCTTTTATACGATCCAGGAGATATTCCTTTATTAATTGTTGCTCTCTATATAGGAGTATTTGAAGGATTATTAGCAACTCTAATTGTATCAATTCTTATGGCATTGATTACAGGACAAGGTGGTCCCATTGGTGCCCTGATGCATTTTATTGCTACAGGAACTTTAATTAGTGTTGCTGGCCTTTTCTTTAAAAGAATGAAAAAATTGGAAATCCCTCTCATATTAGGGACTCTATCTATGGCAGGAGTAATGTCCATTGCAAATTTAATATTTACTCCAATTTATCTTGGGGTTTCCGTTAAAGAAGTTTTGGCTTTAATAGTTCCTGTAATTATTCCCTTTAATTTAATAAAAGCAGGAATAAATTCTTTCTTGACTTATATTCTAACTAAAGTTATCCCCTTTTCTTCTTATTTAAAATAG
- a CDS encoding DegV family protein — protein METKESFSVITDTTSDIPDELVEKYGINIVHYYIHMNNKEYKEKVDITSEEVWEYLKNNVNNLPKTACPGVGEYYELFKKLIDLGKSILSIHITSWGSGAFQSAFNAKNIIKEENPKAEIEVFDSKSVSLGTGILVMEAAKASLKGWKIPETIEHIKKLRKRIFHALTSDTLKYLAAGGRIGKAKFLLAEALNINPILSIDEEGVIFALDKAHGRLKAYKRIVSLMQEFFKEKTLLNLGLVHAGVYNELEKLKEEISKKFAVKDVIISKLGAALSVHGGPGTVGVVAYPSELSLEI, from the coding sequence GTGGAAACAAAAGAAAGTTTCAGTGTGATAACAGATACAACTTCTGATATTCCCGATGAATTAGTAGAAAAATATGGAATAAATATTGTCCATTATTATATACATATGAATAATAAAGAATACAAAGAGAAAGTAGATATTACTTCAGAAGAAGTTTGGGAATATTTAAAAAACAATGTGAATAACTTACCTAAGACTGCATGCCCTGGAGTTGGAGAATATTATGAGTTATTTAAAAAACTTATAGATTTGGGAAAATCAATTTTAAGTATTCACATAACTTCTTGGGGAAGTGGAGCTTTTCAGTCTGCTTTTAATGCCAAAAATATAATAAAAGAGGAAAATCCAAAAGCAGAAATAGAGGTTTTTGATTCCAAATCTGTATCTCTTGGTACAGGAATTTTAGTGATGGAAGCAGCAAAGGCATCTTTAAAAGGTTGGAAGATTCCAGAAACTATAGAGCATATTAAAAAATTAAGAAAAAGAATTTTTCATGCTTTAACTAGTGATACTCTCAAATATTTAGCAGCAGGAGGAAGAATCGGCAAAGCAAAATTTCTTTTAGCAGAAGCTTTAAATATTAATCCTATACTCTCTATTGATGAGGAAGGAGTAATTTTTGCATTAGATAAAGCTCATGGAAGATTAAAGGCCTATAAAAGAATTGTAAGTCTTATGCAGGAATTTTTTAAAGAAAAAACCTTATTAAATCTTGGTTTAGTACATGCAGGAGTATATAATGAACTAGAAAAATTAAAAGAAGAAATTTCAAAAAAATTTGCAGTAAAGGATGTTATAATATCAAAACTAGGTGCAGCATTAAGTGTTCATGGTGGACCAGGAACGGTAGGAGTTGTAGCTTATCCTTCTGAACTTTCCTTAGAAATTTAA
- the nadD gene encoding nicotinate-nucleotide adenylyltransferase, whose protein sequence is MSNKIGILGGTFDPIHNGHLWFAESAKENFNLEKIIFIPNKIPPHRNIPLASEIERYEMVLLATINVSYFEVSDIEIRREGRSYIVDTLEEIKNLYRDKEIFLLLGSDAFSQFLSWKNPEKVINLCRLIVGKRGEENFNMDLEDFIEKYKEKILFFDFPYFPISAQEIRERIRMGRSIRYLVPPLVEEYIYKKRLYIL, encoded by the coding sequence ATGAGTAATAAGATTGGGATTTTAGGTGGAACCTTTGATCCAATTCATAATGGACATTTATGGTTTGCAGAATCCGCAAAAGAGAATTTTAACTTAGAAAAAATAATCTTTATCCCTAATAAAATTCCTCCTCATAGAAATATTCCTTTAGCCTCAGAAATAGAAAGGTATGAAATGGTTTTATTAGCAACAATTAATGTTTCTTATTTTGAAGTTTCCGATATTGAAATTAGAAGAGAAGGAAGATCATATATTGTCGATACCTTAGAAGAAATAAAAAATCTTTATAGAGACAAAGAAATATTTCTCCTTTTAGGAAGCGATGCCTTTAGTCAATTTTTATCATGGAAGAATCCTGAGAAAGTGATAAATCTATGCAGATTAATTGTAGGAAAAAGGGGTGAAGAAAACTTCAACATGGATTTAGAAGATTTTATTGAGAAATATAAAGAAAAAATATTGTTTTTTGATTTTCCATATTTCCCCATTTCTGCTCAAGAGATAAGAGAAAGAATTAGAATGGGAAGGTCAATAAGATATTTAGTTCCTCCTTTAGTAGAAGAATATATTTACAAAAAGAGACTATATATTTTATAA
- the obgE gene encoding GTPase ObgE translates to MFIDKVKIFVKGGDGGNGCVSFRREKFTPKGGPDGGDGGKGGDVILEADENLDTLLDFYYKRHFIAEKGSHGKGKKQNGKNGKDLIIKVPIGTLVFDAETNELIEDLVYPGQRVTVAKGGKGGRGNSSFATSTRQTPYFAEKGEKGEERWIYLELKIIADVGLVGLPNAGKSTLLSQITSAHPEIGDYPFTTKFPNLGVVQREDFSFTIADIPGLIEGAHLGKGMGHEFLRHIERTHLLIFLLDGSDEINPPQKAYSILEKELGLYNPKLLDKKRIIAINKIDLPETQKNLDEIKNWLSQLNFPFIFISAKFKLNLEEFVKLVWENLKEVLEVPQMIEIKEKEDLKEDVISLQKEDNFWILNDPKSTSLANRLNLYDFQAQSYFINYIRRRGILKLIRKNKVNDGELIKIGNYFFKYYSFPHSQLILENE, encoded by the coding sequence ATGTTCATAGATAAAGTAAAAATCTTTGTAAAAGGGGGAGACGGGGGGAATGGGTGTGTTTCTTTTAGAAGAGAAAAGTTTACTCCCAAAGGGGGTCCTGATGGTGGAGATGGGGGAAAAGGTGGAGATGTAATTCTTGAGGCGGATGAAAATTTGGATACTCTTTTAGATTTTTACTATAAAAGACACTTCATCGCAGAAAAAGGTTCCCATGGAAAAGGAAAGAAGCAAAATGGAAAGAACGGAAAGGATTTAATTATAAAAGTCCCAATAGGAACCTTAGTTTTTGATGCTGAAACCAATGAACTTATTGAAGATCTCGTTTATCCTGGACAAAGAGTAACTGTTGCAAAAGGAGGAAAAGGAGGAAGAGGAAATTCTTCCTTTGCTACTTCAACGAGACAAACCCCCTATTTTGCAGAGAAAGGTGAAAAAGGAGAAGAAAGGTGGATATATTTAGAATTAAAAATTATCGCAGATGTCGGACTAGTAGGACTTCCTAATGCTGGAAAATCAACCCTTCTTTCCCAAATAACCTCAGCCCATCCTGAGATTGGAGATTATCCTTTTACTACAAAGTTTCCTAATTTAGGAGTAGTCCAAAGAGAAGATTTTAGCTTTACCATTGCAGATATACCAGGTCTTATTGAAGGAGCTCATTTAGGGAAAGGAATGGGACACGAATTCTTAAGACATATTGAAAGAACACATCTTTTAATATTTCTTCTTGATGGAAGCGATGAAATAAATCCACCCCAAAAGGCATACTCTATTCTTGAAAAAGAATTGGGACTTTATAATCCAAAACTACTAGACAAAAAAAGAATTATTGCTATTAACAAAATTGATCTTCCTGAAACTCAAAAAAATTTAGATGAGATTAAAAATTGGTTATCTCAATTGAATTTTCCCTTTATTTTTATTTCCGCTAAATTTAAATTAAATTTAGAGGAATTTGTTAAATTAGTTTGGGAGAACTTAAAGGAAGTTTTAGAGGTTCCTCAGATGATAGAGATAAAAGAAAAAGAAGACCTAAAAGAGGATGTAATTTCACTTCAAAAAGAGGACAATTTCTGGATTCTTAATGATCCAAAATCAACAAGCTTGGCAAACAGGTTAAATCTTTATGATTTTCAAGCACAAAGTTATTTTATAAACTATATTCGTAGAAGAGGCATTTTAAAACTTATACGTAAAAACAAAGTCAATGACGGAGAATTAATAAAAATTGGAAATTATTTTTTTAAATACTATTCTTTTCCTCATTCTCAATTAATACTTGAAAATGAGTAA
- the rpmA gene encoding 50S ribosomal protein L27 → MAHKKSGGASRNGRDSNPKWLGVKKFQDEIVYPGNIIIRQRGTKFHPGLNVGMGKDHTLFALAPGIVKFSIKKGKKIVNVIPIQ, encoded by the coding sequence ATGGCTCATAAAAAGTCTGGTGGAGCAAGCAGAAATGGAAGGGATAGTAATCCTAAATGGTTAGGAGTTAAAAAATTTCAGGATGAAATTGTATATCCTGGAAACATTATTATTAGACAAAGGGGAACAAAATTTCATCCTGGATTAAATGTTGGAATGGGTAAAGATCATACTCTTTTTGCCTTAGCTCCTGGAATTGTAAAATTTTCCATTAAAAAAGGAAAAAAGATAGTTAATGTGATACCAATTCAATAA
- the rplU gene encoding 50S ribosomal protein L21, which translates to MFAVVETGGKQYKVSVGSIIEVEKINAKEGEEVILDKILLLNKDGEVLIGKPYLEGVKITAKVLKQDKYPKVIVFKFKRKKHYRRKYGHRQPFTRLAIQNIEIQ; encoded by the coding sequence ATGTTTGCAGTTGTAGAAACAGGAGGAAAACAGTATAAAGTGTCTGTTGGAAGTATAATTGAGGTGGAAAAGATAAATGCAAAAGAGGGCGAAGAGGTTATCTTAGATAAAATTCTTCTTTTAAATAAAGATGGCGAAGTATTGATAGGAAAGCCTTATTTAGAGGGAGTAAAAATTACTGCAAAAGTTTTAAAACAGGATAAATATCCTAAGGTAATAGTTTTTAAGTTTAAAAGAAAAAAGCATTATAGAAGAAAATATGGACACAGACAACCCTTTACAAGATTAGCAATTCAAAATATTGAAATTCAATAA
- the rpmB gene encoding 50S ribosomal protein L28, translating into MSRKCDICGKGPWVGLQVSHSHRRTKRRWLPNIQKVKAVVNGKITTLKVCTRCLKAGKVVRAV; encoded by the coding sequence ATGTCAAGAAAGTGTGATATTTGCGGAAAGGGTCCTTGGGTAGGATTACAAGTGAGCCATTCCCATAGAAGGACCAAAAGAAGATGGCTTCCAAACATTCAAAAGGTTAAAGCAGTGGTTAATGGAAAAATTACAACTCTAAAGGTTTGTACGAGATGTCTTAAAGCAGGAAAGGTAGTAAGGGCAGTGTAG